The genomic interval AGGCCTGGGGGGCGCGCGATGTGATGGCGCTTATGGCTGACAAGTGTGGGGTCTCTGGTGATCCGCAATGTGTGTCCGGGGCTGATGTGATCGATCCCGAGCGGACGCTGGCCGGGCTCGATGCGTTCGCGGGGCGGCTGGCCGATGCCGCCGCGCGGCGGGTGCCGGTGTTGTTCGGGACCGGGCATCCGCACCGTTTGCTCGGGTTCTACGCCGGTCTCGCAGACGCCTTGTCGGCGGCGGGGTGCCTTGTCCTCACACCCGCGCAGGGGCGATGTGTCGACATAACGACCCGGTTCGGCGTACGCACGTACAACCTCGACTACGTACGAGGCGTCGCGCTGGTGCGCGAACCCGGCGCGCGAGGTGCCGCGAGTGTGACCGGCGCACATAGCCATTCTCCCCTCCCTGTTCGGGTCGCACTGGCGGCCCTGCGGGAGGGGGAAGGGGCGCTGCCCGGGCTGGTCGTCGGGGACCACGGGTGGGTCTGCGGTGCAGGTCAGTTGGGGTTTGAGGCCATTGGACTGGCCGATACCGATGATCCCGCGCTGTTCGTCGGTGAGGCTGAGGGGCGGGTGTCCGTCGCCGTTCCGCTTGATGACGCCGTGCGGTCTGATTACTACCGCCCGCTTACTCGCTATGTACTCAATCGAGCGTGTCTGTCACGGTAGGCGGCGGATGGTAGCTCCTCTTCCCCACTCGTATCACCCGCCCCTAGTCTGGTGAGTGAGCGCACCGCGACGAAGAGTCACCGGAGGGGAAGCCGGTGGGCGTTGTGGGCGGAAGGTGCAGGTGGGTCATGGCTGCAGAGCAGAGGCCTCTCAATGAGGTCGTGTTCCTGACCGTGGCGGAAGTCGCCACGGTCATGCGAGTGTCGAAGATGACCGTGTACCGCTTGGTGCACAGCGGTCATCTGCCGGCGATCCGGGTGGGCAGGTCATTCCGGGTTCCGGAGCAAGCGGTTCACGACTACCTCCGTGAGTCCTATGTGGGGGTGGAATCGGCCTGACGGCGGCCTCGGATTACGTCCCTCTCTCGGTGGCGGGTAGGCTAGGCCCTCGTAGGTCGTGTGGGCCCAGACGCCCCGCACCGAGTGAAGAGAAGTGAGCGAGGGTAGTCGTGGGCTCTGTTATCAAGAAGCGGCGCAAGCGGATGGCCAAGAAGAAGCACCGCAAGCTGCTCAAGCGCACCCGCGTTCAGCGTCGTAACAAGAAGTAAGCGGCAGCTGTACGTGAAATCGCAGCCCTTCCACCGTCATGGTGGGAGGGCTGCGGTGCGTTCGGGTGGCTCCGTTTGTGTCTGCTGTCACTTCGGGTGCCGTGCGGTCATCACAGCGCAACATCCAACCGCTACGGTGGCGCTAAGGGGTGTCCGAGGGAAGGCGCTGATCTTGGGCAAGGTCGTGCTCGTCACAGGTGTGGCCCGGCAACTGGGAGGCCGGTTCGTACGGCGCGTCCAGCGTGATCCCGACGTGGACCGGGTGGTCGCCGTCGATGCGGTTCCGCCCGAGCATCACCTCGGTGGCGCAGACTTCGTCCAGGCGGACATCCGCCAGCCGGCCATCGCGCGTGTCCTGGCCGAGCACCGTGTCGACACCGTCGTGCACATGGATGTCACGGGTACGCCGCTGGGGACCGGTGGCAGCCGTGCGTCGGTCAAGGAGACCAACGTCATCGGCACCATGCAGCTGCTCGGTGCGTGCCAGAAGTCGCCGACCGTGAAGCGGCTCGTGGGCAAGTCCAGTACGAGTGTGTACGGGTCGGCGCCTCGCGATCCCGCGGTCTTCACCGAGACCACGACGCCCAAGTCACTGCCCAGCGGCGGCTTCGCGAAGGACGCGGTGGAGGTCGAGGGGTATGTACGGGGCTTCGCGCGCCGGCGGCCCGATGTGGCGGTGTGCGTGCTGCGTTTCGCGAACATCCTCGGGCCCAGCGCTGATTCTCCGCTCGCCGAGTACTTCTCGCTGCCGGTGCTGCCGACGGTCTTCGGGTACGACCCGCGGCTGCAGTTCGTGCACGAGGACGACGTCATCGACGTCCTGCGCATCGCCGCGCACGATCCCCGGCGCTCCACGATGAACAGCGGGACCTTCAACATCGCGGGTGACGGCGTCCTACTGCTTTCGCAGTGCTCGCGGCGGCTCGGACGGCCGACCGTGCCGGTGCTGCTGCCCGCTGTGACCTGGGTCGGGACCGCGTTGCGGACCGTCGGGGTGACGGATTTCTCGCCGGAGCAGATTCGGCTGCTCACGCACGGACGGGTCGTCAGGACCTCCCAGATGCGCGAGACCCTGGGTTTTGAGCCGAAGTGCACGACTGCGGAGACGTTCGAGGACTTCGCGCGCAGCCGGGGCGCGGGCCTGCTGCCGCCCGAGGGTATTGCCCGTACCGTCGACCGGCTCTCCACTTTCGTCAGCAAGGAGCGCACCTGACATGGCCGATGCGAAGGTCATTCCCTTCGGTGATGATCCGAGGACGAGGCGGGCCAGGCCCAAGTCCAAGGACGCGGCCGGCCCCGCCAAGGAGCCCAAGGGGAAACGGCCTCCGGGACGCAAGGGGAGCCCGCTGGCGCCCGTACCGGAGCAGCAGTCGGAGGAGCCGGACGTTGCCGTGCCGGCGGAGGCGGGGTCGGCGCCGGAGGGGGCGAAGGTCCGGGAGGGTGTGAGTGCGGCGCGTACGGGCGGCGGGTGGGACCGGCGGATCGCGGGCGGGCTCGCGTTCTTGCGGCGGCGGCTCACCGGGGACTACGAGGTCGACGAGTTCGGGTACGACGAGGAGCTCACCGACAAGGTCCTGATGTCGCTGATCAGGCCCCTGTACGAGAAGTACTTCCGGGTGGAGGTCAAAGGCATCGAGAACATCCCGTCGGAGGGCGGGGCGCTCATCGTCGCCAACCACTCGGGGACGCTGCCGCTGGACGGGCTCATGCTCCAGGCCGCGGTCCACGACAGCCATCCGGCGGGCCGGCATCTTCGGCTGCTCGCCGCTGACCTGGTGTTCATGCTGCCGGTGGTGAACGAGCTGGCCAGGAAGGCGGGGCACACGCTGGCGTGTGCGGAGGACGCGGAGGAGCTACTGGGGCGGGGTGAGCTCGTCGGTGTGATGCCGGAGGGCTTCAAGGGGATCGGGAAGCCGTTCGGCGAGCGGTACAAGCTGCAGCGGTTCGGGCGTGGCGGGTTCGTTTCCACCGCGCTGCGGGCGGGGGCACCGATTGTGCCGTGCTCGATCGTGGGGGCGGAGGAGATCTACCCGATGATCGGCAACGCGAAGACGCTGGCGCGGGTGCTGGGGATTCCGTACTTCCCGATCACGCCTACGTTCCCTTGGCTGGGGCCGTTGGGGGCGGTGCCGCTGCCGACGAAGTGGACGATTCAGTTCGGGGAGCCGATTCCTACGGATGGGTATCCGGCGGAGGCGGCGGAGGACCCGATGCTGATGTTCAACCTGACGGATCAGGTGCGGGAGCAGATCCAGCACACGCTCTACAAGCTGCTGGTGCAGCGGCGGTCCGTGTTCTTCTGACGAAGCCGGGCCGGGGAAGCGGGGGCGGTGGGGCCCGACGGACGGAGTCCGTCGCAGTCGGCCGAAGCCCGCGAGGCCCCTGGGGCCGAGCGGTGCGAGGGTGGCCGGAGGAAGGGGCCAAGCTGCTGGTGCAGCGGCGGTCCGTGTTCTTCTGAGGGCGTTCTTCTGACGGTCTGACACGTCGGCGATCTGACACGTCCGGCAAGGGTGTGGGCCCGGTCTCCGGGGAGAGCGGGCCCACTGTGGTGCGTACTGCGTGCGGTGTTACTGCGCTTCCGTTCCGTCCACGTTCAGGCCCGGGATGATTCCGGGCAGCAGCGGCGGGAGTGTGACGTCGGGAGTCTGGGGATTCAGGGGGTTGTGGTCGGAGGAAGGGGCCGACGGGTGCGCCTCGTGCGACGGCGGGTTCAGCAGGTCGCCTGCGCCGCCGTTCAGGAGGCCGTCGTCCTTGGAGCTGTGGGGTGCGGACGGGCGGGGCTTGCTGTCGCCGCCCGTACGGCCGCCGGAGGACGTTGTCGTGGAGGGGGCGGGGCGGTTCGTGCCCGATGTGCCGCCCGTACGGTCCTGGGTGGAGCCGGGGCGGTCCGTGGTGCTGCGGCCGGACTCCGGTGGGCGGGGGAGCAGCGACTGCAGCGGGGCCACCTCTTGGTCTATGGCGTCGAAGACCGAGCTCACCTGGTTGCCGACGTCGGTCAGTTGGACGGGCAGCCGGCCGCGGAGGCTGCTCCAGGCCTCGCGGTGCGCCTTGGCGAACGACGACAGGGCCTGGATCGGGCCCATCGAGCCGTCTCGTTCGTAGGCCTGGTGGAGAAGGCGGTGGCCCTCGCCGGCGTCGTGCGTCATTCCCCTCAGGGTGCGCCTGACCTCGCCCAGCTGTTCGTGGTCGAGCTCGGACTCGCGGCCGCGTTCCATGAGGCGGCGTGCCTCGTGGAGGCGGGTGGACGCCTGGTCGAGGTAGAGCTCGCCACGGTCGGCGTCGTCGTCGGCCATGCCGCGTTTGACGTCTTCCATGCCGCGCTTCAGCCCGTACAGCGAATCACCCGGCAGCGCGTCGGAACTTGCAGCGGCCACGCCGCTGAAGGCTCCTGCTGCCACACCGACGGTGAGTCCGCCCGCGGCGATGCCCTTCGACCAGCGGGAGCGCGGGCGCAGCTTCCGGAGCGGAGATGCCCGATGGGCGCCACGGCCGTCCGTCCGTTGCTCGGGCACCGTAGGGCCCGCGGACGCACCGCCCTCGGCGACCATTGCTTCCATGGCGGCGATGAGCTGCGCCCGCTGGACGATTTTGACCTCGGGGTCCAACTCCGGTGACGGCAGCTCGCCGAGACCGTTCGCCAGGGCCAGGAGTCTTGTGGACTCTGGCCCTTCGGCCGTTTCTTCGGGCTGATCTGCCGCCGTGCCCTGGGGCGTCTGAGCCTCCAGGGCCTGGGCGAAGGCGTTCGCCCGCCGGTGTGCCGATACGTTCGCGATCACTGGCGGCACCTCCTCTCGTCATGACGATCGACTCCCCTGGGGGTCCGGAAGGTTGCACGCCTTGAGCACATCCACACGATTGAGTGAGTGGCTGCGGACATGGCGTGACCGCAGGGAGCCTGCATCCCGCACAACGAGCGCGTCGGCACTTGGGTTACGCGCGAAAGATGATCCGACCACAGTGTCATGAAGGCGTCACGGACTGTGAGTTGTGGTCGGCCGGTCAGCGGGCATCGTCGGGAAGGAGCCGGGCCAGTGTCCTGACGGCCCGGTACTGGAGGGTCTTGATCGCGCCCTCGTTCTTGCCCATTACGCGGGCGGTCTCGGCGACCGAGAGGCCCTGGAGGAAGCGCAGGGTCACACACTCCTGCTGCTGCGGGTTGAGCTTGCGGACCGCTTCCAGGAGTGCCGCGTTGGAGAGGGATTCGAGGACGGAGTCCTCAGGGCTGCGCTCGACCTCGTTGGCGTCGAGCATTTCGCCGGTGGTCACTTCGAGACGGAACCGGCTCGATTTGAAGTGGTCGGCGACCAGGTTGCGGGCGATAGTGACCAGCCAGGCGCCGAAGTCCCGGCCCTGCCAGGTGAAGGTGGAGATGCGGCGCAGGGCGCGCAGGAACGTCTCGCTTGTGAGGTCTTCCGCGGTCGCCTTTCCGCCGACGCGGTAGTAGATGTAGCGGTAGACCGTGTCGCTGTACTGGTCGTAGAGGCGGCCGAATGCATCGGCCTCGCCGGCCTGAGCGCGTTCGACGAGGTCCATCATGCGGGCGCTGTCGCTGTCGGCGCTGGGCCGGCGGGCGGTGGACGTACCGGTGGCCGAGCCGGCGCCGCGGCTGCGTCTGCCGACTGCCGCACCGCCGTCGGCCAGGGCATAGCAGGGGCCGACAAGTGCAGCAGGGGTGGCAAGGGCGGGGACGGCGTACGCGGTGGGGACGAAGCCGCGCAAGCGGTCGACGACCGTTGCGCGCAGCGTAGCCAGGCCCGAGGCGTCAACCCCGACATGTGGGTACACGGGACTCCCAGAGGCAGAGCTTCCAACACGTTCAGTGCGGGACCGGTCACTCGTCGTGCTGGTGAGTGGGGTCCGGTATGCGTCTGAGGAGAATAACGCTTCGTACAGGCAGTGCTACACCCAGTTGCTCAAATCATCGATTCCGTCGCTTCTGTTACATCTATGCGGCGGATCCGGACACGGATTGTGACCGGTTATTGATCGGATTACTTCGTCTTCTGCTTGAATCCGGGATCTGTTGTGCCCGAGTGGGAGCAACGGGACTGGCGGGAGCCCGGCACGGGTAGGAGCCCAGGATTGCCTGAAGGGGCCCCGCGTGCCTTACGCGTGCCCCTGTGTGTGGCTGATGTTCGAGTTGTGGCCTCAGTGGCGGCGGCGGTGCAGCGCCATCGCGGCCGCCGTGCCGCCGGCGATGGCGCCGAGCCCGGCGGCCGCCGGGATGCCGACCTTGGCGGCCTTGCGGCCGGTCCGGTAGTCGCGCAGGCGCCACTCGCGGGCGCGGGCGTGTTTGCGGAGCTTGGTGTCGGGGTTGATCGCGTACGGGTGTCCGACGAGCGAGAGCATAGGGATGTCGTTGTGCGAATCGCTGTACGCCGCGCAGCGGGCCAGGTCGAGGCCCTCGGCCGCGGCCAGGGCGCGGACCGCCTCGGCCTTGGCGGGCCCGTGCAGCGGCTCGCCCACCAGCTTGCCGGTGTACACGCCGTCGACGGACTCGGCGACCGTGCCCAGCGCGCCGGTCAGGCCCAGGCGTCGGGCGATGATCGTCGCGGTCTCCACCGGGGCGGCCGTGACCAGCCAGACCTTCTGGCCCGCGTCGAGGTGCGCCTCGGCGAGGGCGCGGGTGCCGGGCCAGATGCGCTCGGCCATGTACTCGTCGTAGATCTCCTCGCCGATGGACATCAGCTCGGAGACGCGGTGGCCCTTCACGATGGACAGCGCGCTGTCGCGGGCGTCCTGCATGTGCTCCGGGTCCTCGACGCCGGCCAGCCGGAACCACGCCTGCTGCCAGGCGAAGCGGGCCAGCTCCTGGCGCTGGAAGAACTTCCGCTTGTAGAGGCCGCGGCCGAAGTGGAATATCGCGGCGCCCTGCATCACGGTGTTGTCGAGGTCGAAGAAGGCGGCGGCCCGCTCGTCTCCGACGACCGGGAACTCCGGCTCCCGCTGCCCGCCGTCCTCGTCCTCCCGGCGGTCCTGCCGTTCCAGCTGGTCCAGCTGGTTCTGCTCCTGCGAGGTTTTGCGTGCTGCCTCGGCTGCTGCCTCTCCCGCCAGCACGCTCCGGGCAGTCGCGGAGCGCCTACGGGGGCTGAGCCATCCCAGTGCGGCCATGTCGTGAGCATAGCCAGTTTGTTCGGTACTTCCCGACACGCCGGGATGCGGTGGCGTGAACTCTCGGGGACGCCGGTGTTACACGGGCGAAGGGGGCATGGCCGTACGGGGCCACAATGGCGGGATGAGTCCCTTGCTGCGACGTACTAAGAGGAAGCCCGGCGAGCGGTTGGTCACGCTGGTCGGCAAGCCCGGCTGTCACCTCTGTGACGACGCGCGGGAAGTGATCAGCGAGGTGTGCGGGGAGCTCGGGGTGCCCTGGGAGGAGAAGGACATCACGCAGGACGAGGCGCTGAACCGGGCGTACTGGGAGCAGATCCCGGTCGTCCTGGTCGACGGTGAGCAGCACACCTTCTGGCGCGTGGACGCGGGGAGGCTGCGCAAGGAGCTGGGTGGCTGACCGAAAGACAGCTACCATCATGGGCGATTTGGGCGGTCTCGGGGGCGTGGTCGTGAGGAGTGTGTACGGTTTTGCCCCCTTCGGGTTTTCAACGAGCCCGCGCGGTCCGAGGTTCCGGGATCGAGTGCCCGGTGTGCGTGACCCCGGTCACTTTGCACGGACAAAACGGACACCATCTTTGTGCACGCGTTCACAAAGGCATAGCCTGCTTGCGACGGGGCGGTCCTGGGACATACGGCCGCCTGCAGCCCCGCTCATCCCGCAGGAGCACCGTGGCAACTGGCCGAACACACCGACCGGCGACCCGTAGCCGAGGCATTCCCGAGGCCACC from Streptomyces spiramyceticus carries:
- a CDS encoding phosphatase, whose protein sequence is MLSTGALRAHLLAARLAGPVATSREQSLRSYRLFAARDPRVLLGLDPEQAWGARDVMALMADKCGVSGDPQCVSGADVIDPERTLAGLDAFAGRLADAAARRVPVLFGTGHPHRLLGFYAGLADALSAAGCLVLTPAQGRCVDITTRFGVRTYNLDYVRGVALVREPGARGAASVTGAHSHSPLPVRVALAALREGEGALPGLVVGDHGWVCGAGQLGFEAIGLADTDDPALFVGEAEGRVSVAVPLDDAVRSDYYRPLTRYVLNRACLSR
- a CDS encoding helix-turn-helix domain-containing protein codes for the protein MAAEQRPLNEVVFLTVAEVATVMRVSKMTVYRLVHSGHLPAIRVGRSFRVPEQAVHDYLRESYVGVESA
- a CDS encoding 30S ribosomal protein bS22, whose product is MGSVIKKRRKRMAKKKHRKLLKRTRVQRRNKK
- a CDS encoding NAD-dependent epimerase/dehydratase family protein — encoded protein: MGKVVLVTGVARQLGGRFVRRVQRDPDVDRVVAVDAVPPEHHLGGADFVQADIRQPAIARVLAEHRVDTVVHMDVTGTPLGTGGSRASVKETNVIGTMQLLGACQKSPTVKRLVGKSSTSVYGSAPRDPAVFTETTTPKSLPSGGFAKDAVEVEGYVRGFARRRPDVAVCVLRFANILGPSADSPLAEYFSLPVLPTVFGYDPRLQFVHEDDVIDVLRIAAHDPRRSTMNSGTFNIAGDGVLLLSQCSRRLGRPTVPVLLPAVTWVGTALRTVGVTDFSPEQIRLLTHGRVVRTSQMRETLGFEPKCTTAETFEDFARSRGAGLLPPEGIARTVDRLSTFVSKERT
- a CDS encoding lysophospholipid acyltransferase family protein — protein: MADAKVIPFGDDPRTRRARPKSKDAAGPAKEPKGKRPPGRKGSPLAPVPEQQSEEPDVAVPAEAGSAPEGAKVREGVSAARTGGGWDRRIAGGLAFLRRRLTGDYEVDEFGYDEELTDKVLMSLIRPLYEKYFRVEVKGIENIPSEGGALIVANHSGTLPLDGLMLQAAVHDSHPAGRHLRLLAADLVFMLPVVNELARKAGHTLACAEDAEELLGRGELVGVMPEGFKGIGKPFGERYKLQRFGRGGFVSTALRAGAPIVPCSIVGAEEIYPMIGNAKTLARVLGIPYFPITPTFPWLGPLGAVPLPTKWTIQFGEPIPTDGYPAEAAEDPMLMFNLTDQVREQIQHTLYKLLVQRRSVFF
- a CDS encoding DUF5667 domain-containing protein, giving the protein MIANVSAHRRANAFAQALEAQTPQGTAADQPEETAEGPESTRLLALANGLGELPSPELDPEVKIVQRAQLIAAMEAMVAEGGASAGPTVPEQRTDGRGAHRASPLRKLRPRSRWSKGIAAGGLTVGVAAGAFSGVAAASSDALPGDSLYGLKRGMEDVKRGMADDDADRGELYLDQASTRLHEARRLMERGRESELDHEQLGEVRRTLRGMTHDAGEGHRLLHQAYERDGSMGPIQALSSFAKAHREAWSSLRGRLPVQLTDVGNQVSSVFDAIDQEVAPLQSLLPRPPESGRSTTDRPGSTQDRTGGTSGTNRPAPSTTTSSGGRTGGDSKPRPSAPHSSKDDGLLNGGAGDLLNPPSHEAHPSAPSSDHNPLNPQTPDVTLPPLLPGIIPGLNVDGTEAQ
- a CDS encoding ECF subfamily RNA polymerase sigma factor, BldN family → MYPHVGVDASGLATLRATVVDRLRGFVPTAYAVPALATPAALVGPCYALADGGAAVGRRSRGAGSATGTSTARRPSADSDSARMMDLVERAQAGEADAFGRLYDQYSDTVYRYIYYRVGGKATAEDLTSETFLRALRRISTFTWQGRDFGAWLVTIARNLVADHFKSSRFRLEVTTGEMLDANEVERSPEDSVLESLSNAALLEAVRKLNPQQQECVTLRFLQGLSVAETARVMGKNEGAIKTLQYRAVRTLARLLPDDAR
- a CDS encoding HAD family hydrolase — protein: MAALGWLSPRRRSATARSVLAGEAAAEAARKTSQEQNQLDQLERQDRREDEDGGQREPEFPVVGDERAAAFFDLDNTVMQGAAIFHFGRGLYKRKFFQRQELARFAWQQAWFRLAGVEDPEHMQDARDSALSIVKGHRVSELMSIGEEIYDEYMAERIWPGTRALAEAHLDAGQKVWLVTAAPVETATIIARRLGLTGALGTVAESVDGVYTGKLVGEPLHGPAKAEAVRALAAAEGLDLARCAAYSDSHNDIPMLSLVGHPYAINPDTKLRKHARAREWRLRDYRTGRKAAKVGIPAAAGLGAIAGGTAAAMALHRRRH
- a CDS encoding glutaredoxin family protein, producing MSPLLRRTKRKPGERLVTLVGKPGCHLCDDAREVISEVCGELGVPWEEKDITQDEALNRAYWEQIPVVLVDGEQHTFWRVDAGRLRKELGG